In Asterias rubens chromosome 10, eAstRub1.3, whole genome shotgun sequence, the following proteins share a genomic window:
- the LOC117296192 gene encoding sugar transporter SWEET1-like isoform X2 codes for MDWVLLLSRVTICVTIASNFGGMPVFMDIIRKGSTHSVPFLPFLAGFVSNTGGICYAMMRADSVLLTVSGVGIIMSTIYVSLFLFFSSEVGKTSRQLMISGVAIFSFYFYLTGFVREPSSVEAQLGLVVGVLITGMNLAPIASVLPSLSGVFSGLVQYYMLWSYPSKAKMVKAE; via the exons atggattGGGTGTTGCTTTTGTCCAGAGTTACTATTTGTGTAACAATAGCCAGCAACTTTGGAGGAAT GCCCGTCTTCATGGACATCATCCGTAAAGGAAGTACCCATTCTGTGccttttttaccttttttggCAGGCTTTGTaag TAATACAGGTGGCATATGCTATGCAATGATGAGGGCTGATAGCGTTCTGCTGACTGTTAGCGGTGTTGGAATCATCATGAGTACTATCTACGTCTCGCTCTTTCTCTTTTTTAGTAGTGAAGTG GGGAAAACCTCCCGCCAGCTGATGATTTCAGGTGTCGCCATTTTCAGTTTCTACTTTTATCTGACAGGGTTCGTCCGTGAGCCATCTTCCGTTGAGGCACAACTCGGCCTCGTTGTCGGTGTCCTTATAACTGGCATGAATCTTGCTCCCATAGCTAGTGTG CTGCCAAGTTTGTCTGGAGTCTTCTCGGGGCTGGTTCAGTACTACATGCTGTGGTCTTATCCATCAAAGGCAAAGATGGTTAAAGCTGAATAA
- the LOC117296192 gene encoding sugar transporter SWEET1-like isoform X1 → MDWVLLLSRVTICVTIASNFGGMPVFMDIIRKGSTHSVPFLPFLAGFVSNTGGICYAMMRADSVLLTVSGVGIIMSTIYVSLFLFFSSEVGKTSRQLMISGVAIFSFYFYLTGFVREPSSVEAQLGLVVGVLITGMNLAPIASVGDMLKRQSSEGLSFSIATAIFVTSCLWVLYGIAVDDLVLTLPSLSGVFSGLVQYYMLWSYPSKAKMVKAE, encoded by the exons atggattGGGTGTTGCTTTTGTCCAGAGTTACTATTTGTGTAACAATAGCCAGCAACTTTGGAGGAAT GCCCGTCTTCATGGACATCATCCGTAAAGGAAGTACCCATTCTGTGccttttttaccttttttggCAGGCTTTGTaag TAATACAGGTGGCATATGCTATGCAATGATGAGGGCTGATAGCGTTCTGCTGACTGTTAGCGGTGTTGGAATCATCATGAGTACTATCTACGTCTCGCTCTTTCTCTTTTTTAGTAGTGAAGTG GGGAAAACCTCCCGCCAGCTGATGATTTCAGGTGTCGCCATTTTCAGTTTCTACTTTTATCTGACAGGGTTCGTCCGTGAGCCATCTTCCGTTGAGGCACAACTCGGCCTCGTTGTCGGTGTCCTTATAACTGGCATGAATCTTGCTCCCATAGCTAGTGTG GGCGACATGCTTAAGAGGCAGTCAAGCGAGGGCCTGTCATTTTCCATCGCCACTGCAATTTTTGTTACGTCCTGCTTATGGGTGCTGTACGGTATAGCAGTCGATGACCTTGTGCTTACT CTGCCAAGTTTGTCTGGAGTCTTCTCGGGGCTGGTTCAGTACTACATGCTGTGGTCTTATCCATCAAAGGCAAAGATGGTTAAAGCTGAATAA
- the LOC117296004 gene encoding probable UDP-sugar transporter protein SLC35A4, producing MGVRVREKPQLVMKAKEKITWIALLAVGVLIYGSHSILLNLCKVDGKIPFQSTSVVVMIEAVKLVLSLMMYFGATHQPPSPMLNQRSKDHQSWTWVNSLLYAMPAVLYGINNNIIVHVPDHMDPASSQVLGNMKIVTTAVFYRLIFKKKFAWRQWFAVSLLAVAGMCYSGAEVQQSSTGSHNTREVFVTFTGILLMAVYCIVSGAAGITTEFILKWHSQSSLHLQNLHLYLYGVTFNLVAFYYSTWGSSEVRFFDGYSTWTFVIIISQAVIGLIMSVIMKHGSNILRLFVISCAMVVNTVLSKLVFSLQPGIDFWLAFVLVLLALYLYYNQKS from the exons ATGGGTGTGAGGGTGAGGGAAAAACCTCAATTGGTGATGAAAGCAAAAGAGAAGATTACATGGATAGCTCTGCTTGCTGTTGG GGTGTTAATTTATGGCTCACACTCAATTTTATTGAACCTGTGTAAGGTAGATGGCAAGATTCCATTCCAGTCAACCTCAGTTGTGGTCATGATTGAAGCAGTAAAG TTAGTCCTGTCGTTGATGATGTACTTTGGAGCTACTCACCAGCCTCCTTCACCAATGCTGAATCAACGGAGCAAGGATCATCAAAGTTGGACTTGGGTTAACAGTCTCCTCTATGCAATGCCAGCTGTGCTGTATGgaatcaacaacaacatcatcgTCCATGTCCCCGATCATATGGACCCTGCAAGTTCTCAG GTCCTCGGTAACATGAAGATCGTCACTACGGCAGTTTTTTATCGGTTAATATTCAAGAAGAAGTTTGCTTGGAGACAGTGGTTTGCAGTTAGTTTATTAGCGGTTGCAGGAATGTG CTACAGTGGTGCAGAAGTTCAACAATCTTCTACAGGTTCCCATAACACAAGGGAGGTCTTTGTTACCTTCACCGGTATCCTGCTAATGGCGGTGTACTGTATCGTATCGGGTGCGGCAGGCATCACGACTGAGTTTATACTCAAATGGCATTCACag TCCTCACTGCATCTTCAAAATCTGCACTTGTATCTGTATGGTGTTACGTTTAACCTTGTGGCGTTTTACTATTCAACATGGGGCTCCAGTGAAGTGAGGTTTTTCGATGGCTATTCAACTTGGACTTTCGTTATTATCATCTCCCAG GCAGTGATTGGCCTGATCATGTCTGTCATAATGAAACATGGCAGTAACATTCTGCGTCTTTTCGTCATCTCCTGCGCTATGGTGGTCAACACGGTCCTCTCCAAGCTTGTTTTCTCGTTGCAACCAGGCATAGATTTCTGGCTGGCTTTTGTTCTGGTGCTCCTTGCCTTGTATTTGTATTATAACCAAAAGAGCTAA